The Solanum pennellii chromosome 4, SPENNV200 genomic interval gattatgtatgcatttgtattcatatagCTTCTTAGTCACCAAAATGGTCAAACTAGTATGGTTAAGAAAAATATGCACtcataaaattgtcatttatctatgaaagttaattaaatgcctatattaaaaaataaatagataaatcaCTATTGCTAGAACTTAAAGTTTTTACACAAAGGTGAATCTATCATTCTACGAATAGTGAAAAATTATGaggtaaattaatattttcaattaaacatatattgtaTACCCAAAGATGTCGTATAtgtttggttaaaattattaattgcctattaaagattcttttttttttaaaaaaaaggcatTTTAATTATGATAGTGTGTCGTAGTATCTACCCAAAGAAGAATTACGATGTACTTTATCGTTTTACTGAATTCACATTATTTTATATGTGAGCATGTCTCTATTTGCAGTTATTCATCTTCATTCGCATGTTTCGCCTGTTACAGTGTTCAATGGATTGAACTTCTCTAAGTGGCATGAACAAGTCCAGTTCCACTTAGGTGTGATGGATCTTGACTTGGCTCTGCAGAATGACAAACCTACTGCCATTACTAATAAGAGCAATGATAATGAGAAGTCTTTTCATAAATCATGGAAACGCTATAACAGATTGAGTCTTATGTTTATGCGAATGACTGTTGCTAACAACATTAAGAGTACTATTCCACAAATAGAAAGTGTCAGGGAATACCTGAAGTTTGTGGAAGATCGTTGTCGTTCTGCTGATAAGTCTCTCTGCTGGTACACTAATGGCTGAAGTCACGACCATGAAATTTGATGGGTCGCATAGACTAACATTGCATCAAGACTTTCGACCTTGGGATGAAAGTGGATGATACCTTCTTAGTTCAATTTATTCTGAACTCATTACCTCTTGGGTATGGACCATTCCGAATTAACTATAACactattaaaaataagtaagatGTTAATGAATTGTCCAGTATGCTTAAGACTTATGAAACAAAGAGGTCATTCCATTAACCTCATGGGTCAAGGAGCTGATAAAGGACTTGAAGTGAAAGTCAACaagtttcaagaaaataaataaataaataaaataggcataatacataaatatgccctttaacttggcttcgaatcacatttatgccttTCAACTGTGGgtttgcacaagtagacacttaaacttgtataaagtttaACAAaaagacacacatgtcctacatgtcatcctacatgtcatttttcgtCCTACGTGGTGGCCTACGTGTATTTTGCcttgtaggactcatgtgtttatttatttaaaagttggatagttaaagtgcctgtttgtgtattatgaaagttggaggtcaaagttaaaatttgaagtcaagtttagtgtccaatatatgtattatgccaataaaataaaaaacatctGCTAAAATTTCACAGGATGTTTATAAGGAACTCAAGGCTGATGTGTGTCGTTTCTGTAAAAGGAAAGGATACTAT includes:
- the LOC114076896 gene encoding uncharacterized protein LOC114076896; protein product: MSLFAVIHLHSHVSPVTVFNGLNFSKWHEQVQFHLGVMDLDLALQNDKPTAITNKSNDNEKSFHKSWKRYNRLSLMFMRMTVANNIKSTIPQIESVREYLKFVEDRCRSADKSLCWYTNG